The DNA region AAAAACCAGAGGCGAGGTTACTGATGCTTCCCTGCCTTCTAACGCAGCATTAAGGAAGCCGAGAACAAACGGTGTACTAAGCGCCGCTACACGCGCGCAAAGCGCTCCCCAAGGGCGTCCAGGCCTGTCCCGTCATCAAAGCTCGAcattgaaaaaagtttcaaagatAAACGGAAGGCGGAACAGCGCTGAAGATTTTGTCTACGACGCAAGGCCTGACAAAGCACTGAGTAAAGGCTACATGACGATGCAGATGACAATCGGTGGTAAGCAAGTCAGGGTATACGTACCCAAGTTTTCAACCAGCGATTGCATAGATGATGTCACGCCAGCGGAGAGGGCTCGGGCCAAGTCAGCTCTAAAAGCTGCTGGAGGGACTGGAAGGAAACTGACTGCTAAAAACAAATAGCTGATGTCTCAGACACTCCAGACGGTCGACCACTTAGAACCGATACTTATTGCGTTATAAAAAATAGTATCCATCCGCCATATGAAAGTGGATGTCACAACatataaatctaaaaaaagacCCTCATATAAAGAGATAAAGCTTTTATGAATATGTACAATTTACATTCACGGCACAAAATATTACCTGCATAATGTACaaatttacaaataataaatgaacaCTATAGTTGTAAGCTCTGGTGTATGATACTCTTGTCATAtcaatttttcctcctttttgtGGATCGCAGGTTgctgttttggtttattttttctcgCACGTGGTTCCACCTTAGTACACGCTAACGCGTAGATTCGGAATAATCAACCTTGAATCGTGAAAGGGATGAATCAGATAATTATATGGTACTTGTCAGCTGgcatacaataaaaaaaatcactaagTTTTCAAACACTTTTCAGGGCAcgttgttgaagtcctaaacgtaataactgtcctaaatttaataaagccctaaatgtaataacgttcggtcctaaatgtaataagcctcctatgcaatcgtttaactgcgctaacattgagatgttaaagtgacagctgttgcaccaaagaatcctctgaccgaTATTTATAgaatattgcgggctcactgatattaatcagcggctttttatttgttaaagacgtaggttgagaagcattggctacaaaaccttattctgatactgatgtgcttttggcatcaaattgacggacgcaaaagcaacGAGAACGTTGACTAATAGCTCTctctatatcattggctcagactcttaagtgtaacagattttgacgaaataCTTCTGTCgtcagtgctgaagttaacacttgatgaaccaaattacaaggaaaaagaagtccaccgacttatacgttagacaaattctgggctcagaagggcattttttgtactgtcttcccttgccagatttgtacgggtttgcataaaatatattcatatgcgttattgaccgaacgtgaggtcaaaatggctatatattggccgagttcttttttttttgcgtttttatggactgagacgaagtcacggtccataaaaaagtagaaaaagaacgaggctaatatccagtaatcttgaccatacaagcttagttaagagagtttatattctcttggcttaatcattaaaggattcattgtatagcaaaagatttcgctttgataagaatcaagaatggcctgtttatttcgagagccgatagtgaaagccaactgtgtttgcagcacaataaacccaagagggtcgtttatttttttctatgtatatatgcaaacattgtccaaaagttacgaactttgtaagttttcttgcgtgggatcaatacgggggATCCCGAACGGGCGAggggtgggcccatcatgcccgctcaggtggccaatcagaacacaggattcacttcatcttgcccgcgtgcgctgctagctatatgataatGTGACTTGCAGAGCAAGATATCgactgaccaatcatatgttatcccatttcacgatcacaggtctcgacatgttgccttttttccacgcaagagtcaaattgaaccatgGAGCTACAccattcaacacatgatggtcagttgacggtctaatgaaccattcatttttttcctttagccccttatgacgggttcatcagtttccgaaccgaaatattaggaaaacatacattttacagttgatctcaagtttatatttcattttttgtcttcatctcttctccccgccgtgaggggagaaaatgaatagataaatagatgaatgaaaaaagaaagctcagcagtttccacttatagtcatatggtacatgaactgattactgaggtggagtaaagccatagagggctggAAATGCAACAccccaggttcaaaattgaataaatcaggatagtcattcttaaaaatgaactcaaatgcttcattagaatcaattgacactgaataacattgatgtgcaaaatttcaataacgctactgataataataattttcttttggattaacatgtgacacagcgaaatcattcaaactgctctaaaatggtgcatcacttcTAAAGACTataacacgaacgataacatcaacaatagcttgctagttcatcatcaattgcagtcaatttcttttccaaaaagtcttaatggttacgtaccaatcgattccatcctattgagcttccagccaagcactagcccactttgggctggaaataattttcttcaacttgatcaataaaccgctttaaggaccatacttcgactgctgatatttcttatgtctagcaagtaaaaagacgctgattgatatcataatgtgacatgtatactggtcagcggtttttttggtgcaacagctcTGCCACTAACAtatcaatgtggatgtccgccataacaacaatgcactgcaggagttaaacgattgcattaaaggcttattacatttaggactaaatgttattacattgaagactttattacatttaggaccaaatgttattacatttaggactttattacatttaggacagttattacatttaggacttcaacacaCGTAACATTTTAGCGCTTTTCATCGGGTGTCGAAGTCCAAAAAGACCACTTTAATCACATCGGCCAAACAGAACAAAGGTAAATGTCGCCAGTATCAAATAGgaattcacagaaaaaaaacactcaaacgAACCGCCCGAACCGCAGGAAAACTCAAGTGACCAACTCGTGAGTGGTTTTAGTtctacatctgattggttgagcaGGTGGCCTAAAATATTTTACACCAATCATAGAGCGCCTTATAATAGAACCAATGCTCAGTACGAGATTACTTCCTGAAAACCCTTGGTTGACAAAAACTTGAATCCTTTACAACCTATcatcagttttcatattctcagttcacactgttctctttacatttcctaaggtattGACGAGCcggagaatttgcttaacaaacgacagcttctttagttggtgataatttattttgttctcttGACCTAAAtttttgattcaggagtgatatggagaggagaaattagttgctagtaactcttaggggttaaaaggttacaGCTGGAAGCTACTATTTCCAGCGCTACTTTGTCAAAGTCCGTTGTTAACAACTGAAAAAGTATTACCTTACCACCCATTCCACAAAAAGTGGGCCCAATGTCACTtggaaaatcgaaaaaaatcagtttcaCAGAAAGTACGTGGCGAATCATTCAATTTAAAGCGCAAATATCGAAGAGTAAATACCTCAAAAATTAGCACCAAAGGTCATATATTTCCGTAgttatgaaacattttattgtacTTACTTGAAAATCACTTTAGGCAAAAAAATCACcgatctttaaaataattttccacttttttaaGTTCTCGTTTTTAAGTTATTCAAAATCAACGTAGTATATACTTAATACAGGGcaacatgtaaataaaaatcatactATTAAAGTGCTCTGCTcctacaaagaagaaaatatagagatctaaaaataatttaaaccgtctgaaattgtttctttttaaaataagttttttataattatactatattcttcttcagaggaagaagaaagaacaaCTACGTTCTTTTACAGAAGCTAAGACCATGCCATTATATTCTTCAAGTCTGTTAGGACGTACGTATAGaccttttcttgaaattttaatcataaGCTTGGTAACGGAAGTTACAAAAAAAGTAACGGAAGTTACAAATGAGTAAGCTATGACCTGAAACTTGTTTAATACCTTAGCTGCCATATGGCACGAattttcacgaaggaaaacataaaactaATCGCCTTCCTTTCAATAAACGTTACAATTAAACAatcttctaaaaaaaattacatcattaaATCTTCTAAATTACGGCATTTGCatatcaaacaaatattttatgtCAACACAGTACGTAAAACcctttcttgttaaaaaaaacctttcattgAAGATATGAATACATGaatcaaaatagttttaaaagaaaaacatgactAATACTTAAAAAGCTATCTGTTTAATTGATTGACTACCAGTAACGGTAGTTACAAATTACTGATTGGTTGATAGCCAGCCATCAAATAGATCTGTGATCATTTGGATTGTCTGATCATTAAAATGGAAGTGGCGATTTGACCTTCCACGAGACGAGGGCTCTTCAATGACTCCCAGAATCTTGTCAAAGTCCACCCATATTTCATCTGGGCTAGTTGGCCACCTGAAGCTGATTGTGAAGAGTAGGTCCAATTATGTCACGCAACGATTcagttttattatttaaatacgCCGTTTAAAATTGGTTTATTCATAAATATCTCTAAACGCCTACAGCTTAAACATTTagatatgattatttttacgATATATTCTACTCTgatgttcaaaattttcattcttgtgACTCCAAAACCCGTTTTAAGGCCCTAACAAGCCACTTCCAGTTTTTGTAACTTCCGTTACATTTTTACTGTCTGACAGAAAACGAGGCTTTTAGCCAAAAGAAAACGtcaatgcaaataaattttgtatGTACATCATATTGATACTACTCACCTTTGGATTTTGTCAATTTCGATGAACGACTgacaatgaaaaattgagaaatttgtAACAAACGCTTCGGTCTTGGCGAATGTGTCGCAATACGGCAACGGAGGGGTTGTTGCGTAACACTGGAATGTCAATAATGTCAGTCATGTTTATTTTGCCGCGACTTTAGACAGCCAGATGATGTTCCAAAGTGCAACTCAACCAAAGGACGCGTATTTAAGATATTCCAAAATAAATGGTAACGGAAGTTACAGTAACGGAAGTTACAGTTTGAGATCTTTTGTGCCTCCACTTCTTTCCAAGACACAAGCCAGTTAATATAAGTCTGTGAGCTTACTGATTGTAGGTACCTTCGTACTTGCACAGAACATTTTGAAGCAAAGGAACTTTTGTTTTCGCTAAACACTGGTAACGGAAGTTACATTCTTAACCATACGGTGCTCTTCGGCCTCATTCAAAGGGAAGTCTATCATTGCCACTTGTAGAAAAGGAGGTGATGacttaaaatattgaaactgCGATGAAACAATAAGTAATTGACGGTAAGAAGAGATTATACAGGGATTTCTAACGCAGTTAAATTACTTTTCTTATTTCGGTAACGGaagttacaaagaatttgtggaCATCAATTCTGTGACTACTAAAATCGGACTAATGCAGTGCACTatgaaacatcaaaatttattttaagttcatTTACTATTGGACGGTTTACACATATCGAATGTTTACCCGGGGATCATTCAGAGGTTTATAATCAAGATGTTTGTTCTACCGTTCCATCGTGGACACTGAAAAAAAGTACTTTTAGGGGGTTTTGAGCtccaaatgcaaaaaaatggtATAAGATACATACGACTTTGCATTTGGGGCTTTGAACTTACCATGTCTACTCTACCTGGGCACTAAAAATGTACGGCTATAACTTTTCTTGTGGCCTCCGCAAAACAAAGACATTGAAAATGGCTATTGGGCCCACTTTTTGTGGAATGGGTGTTACGCATCGTGACATGCATTCAGTCTACGATATTTTGCAGCTGTTTTTTTTAGTCTTTGTAGTCTCCCTAATTGAAGGACagaaaaaggccaaaaataAGAAGAATGAATTAAAAAGGCCGAGAACGGTTAACGAATTAAggcaagagaaaataataggaCTTTATCTTCTCTCGACAGAGGAGACAAACACGGATCGCTAATCCGCTGAATTTCAAGATGCAGAAGTTTTTACATGGGTCCATGAAGTTATCGAGTTATATCACTGTATACGTTATTTCACAGGCTAACAGCAGTATCAGTCATTTCGACGAAACATTGATTTGCTTCTTCTTCACAAATTGTATTGCTTCTGAGATGTTGACGATTGTTATTTTGTGGCtgtaaaaatgttgaaaggcTATACGCTACAAAAACCagcagtaaaaaaattaatccagTGTCGAGTTTCCGAAAAGAAGACGAAATAAACAATCGTTTTGTTGTTCATGGCAAGCTTTCGCCATTATTCGACTGTACTGCCCGATATTTGTTGGCGGTCTGACGTAAAAGGAACAGGTTACCTCAGTAAGTAAAAGGTTGACTTGTTAATATAATAGCTTATGAACCCTAAGTAAATTAGAAAATACAATTCGATAAGTTTCTTCTATGTTAGCAATGAAGCGCTTCCacaagtgaaagaatcaaactGAAATTAACTGTGACCTTCTTGCATTTACGAGTAAAATCCGTCCTTTTCGAGACCCTTAACTGATATACTTCCGCTATACGTCACTGAAACCCACGTCAACAGATAGGAATAAATTTTGTTGACCATTGGCTAATAGCTATTGAATCATAATTCATTCTCTCCTCTTTGATTCAACTTAAGTTTTGCATAGATGTTATCTGAATATCTATTGTTTTAATAATGGAATATTACTTCTCTACGGAGTGTTAACATTGTCATCAACCTTTGCCCCAAAATCAAAGTTGATAAATAGCTTTTCAGTTCTCTATCTACGCAATGGATCATAAACTTTGATTAAACAAACGCTTTGCTCTTTATATTTAAATGCCATTAAGTAAGCGATGTTAAGCTCTTTTAAGATTCGACGTCAAACAGTTTTCCATTGCAAGGGACTCTTGGCGGTTCTTTACATCTAAATGTAAATATCTGTTTCGCGTACATGCTAATTGCTGTCAATCTATGAGGCGTCAAAATTGATGCGTAAAATCTATTAGCTGTTAATAAAGGGTTCTTTTATCAAAAGCTATTTATATTGCATTATATTTCAGATTAGTCTAGACAAAGACTCGTTTCTGGAGTAGGTATTTCTGACATATCTTCTTCAGTGTGTTAAATTAAGGTTGAAAGCTTTCGGTGTAGAATCGCAAAATCGGAAGTAGGTTATCGAAAGTTGAGATCAGTCTCCGAAGTTGCGTGATCACCCACATGCAAATGAAAGTGACGGTTCGCTTACCATTGTACACTAGTATCTTGGATACAGATGAAGTGTTTTGCTGTTTGGAACTCTAAAGTAATCCTTTGTTTACCAGAAGCCGTCTCACGGAGCCTTGATGATAAAATTATGCGAAATAATGTCTTGTCATGGTTCTGAGATGTTAATACCATCACAGAATGGCTATTTCAGCAAAGCAGCAAGGGACATCTGTTACGTGTGAAAGTCTTATAAAGACACGTCGATTAAATGAAACTGAATCCTTCCTCTTAGAGGAAAGACTTAAGGTCTTGGATAATAAAAAAACCCAAAAGAATGCTGAGTACAGAGTGGAAAAATATTCGCTTCAGAAGAAGATTAGAGAAATACAAAATGTTCGGAAAAATCCAGGAATAAGCCCGGAAAGAAGAAAGCTTCTGCGCTCTCAAGGGTACACTATCGACGGTCGCGCGGCCTTGGCTAGTTCTGAAGACATGCCTGTGGCTTATAAGAGATTTTCGATGCCTGATATGAACGGTAGAGACTCTCGTAGTCGTAGACGTCCCAGAGGTTTGAACTTGCGTCACAGCGAGCCTACTATGAAGACATTTTCTCAAATGACCCTTCAAgatgaaagaggaaaaaaggaagaaagctCAGCTGtaaacaaagaacaacaaagtGATCCTGCTGGTTCGGCGCGGGCCAAAGTGAGGCTACAGTTCCGTGTTATTGAACCTCCATGTCGACCTGGATCGCGAAGAAACTTTATCCAGTTGTCTGACGAGAAACTAAAGgaattgaaagagaaagaagataAAGAATCAAAAGAAACTTTACTTGACCCAAGACTAAAGTTAGATCATAGGGGTGTTATTGTGTCCCATAGACTGGTAAAATCTTTGCGTGACACATCACATGCAGAAACGATTAAAAGCAATGGACGGGAAGACAGAGAGACTGAAGAAAAGCGTCAAAGGGAAATGTCGTTTAACTCGGACACAAAGGCTCACACTGAAATCTTTGAGGATGGTAACACAAAAGAATTAGAGTCCAGATTTCAAATAAATGACAGGAAGTTAATATCTAAGTCGTGCGAGAGTTTGGATAGCATAACGGAAGTTCGTGTTCCAGACAGCCCTCCAGACTGTCTCGATAATGGAGTTTCATTGCTACAAAATGTGATTGCGCCCAGCAGCCGTGAGCCACATCATGATCACAAGTTAATCACGAGTAGAGAAGTTAACAAAGTGCGCAAACATGCTAGCACCAGACCTCCGGCGCGGTTGGCATTTGTTGATTCACCAGATTCAACTCCAGATGCAAATAATCAAAGTACTTTTAATTCTGAGATTGAATTACGACAACCGAAAGTGCATGGCTTACAGCACAGTAACAGTGTAAATAACACAGATATACAGCCATCCCATAGTGACAATCgaaatttttctgaaagtaCGTCCACCGAAATTAAACAATCATCCCACCAAAAATTGGCAGAGAAACAAATAAGGAGAAGAGCAACCTTACCTCCAGGGAAGTTCCACGCCGTGTCAAGTCAAAATGATGTCACACTAAACCATGATGCAAGCAAAAGAGATTCTCAAAGGCTAAGCATACCTTCGCTGGGCACGGACGTTCGCAAGTCTAAAAGGTCCGTATTTACTTGGCAGCCCGTGCGAAATACCAAAGGAGACGCGGTGACATACGCATACGATGCGCGGCCGAATCAGTCACTTTCCAAAGGATATGTTACCATGCAGATGACCGTCAAAGGGAAGCAAGTTAAAGTACACATTCCAAAGTTTCCCAACGACGAATCCGAGCCGACTCTGGATCGTGCACGGAAAAAAGTATCAATTGCTCGGTTCCGACCTAGAACGTTACAAGAAATAGTAAAATCAAACGAAGAAGGAACATTACTGCAGAGACATGCAACTTAACGAAATCTATTCCGTTCGTTTTACTTCCGCTAGCTGATTTTGAAGAATTGTACTTTAGTTTTAACTGTtttgaatcatttattaaaTGCCGTTTGGAGAGAATGCCAGTGTtgtttatatatgtatattattCTATGAATTTTTTGGTCCGGGGGCTTGACACCTTTCccaacaatttaattttcacgGTTCTATTCCAGTGACACGAAAATTCACGTGGTGATTGCAGCTCGTCGTTCAATTGATCGATAATTATTGAAGTctaccaggagcccattacccggagcctccataccaattgtacccttgagtcaaccctTTCCcgtgtctttttatttttagaactgcTGTggggttctttaatttcccgcgaaaacacgcTGACGTTCGCATAACACCCTAAAAAAATGGCGGCCAAAGACGAAGGCTGACCTATATTCCTTCTCTGCATGATACGAGCCAGGGTTGACTCAaagtatggaagatggaagctccgggtaatgggctcctaAGTTTACATTAGTTTACTCTGCGAAAGACAAGTgtcttgtccaagaacacaaaacaaagttTTCCTTTCCAGTTAAAATTAATAGGCGTTTGCTCTAAAATACTCCTCACGACTGCAGGAATTTCAGCACGACTGTTTGTTAGCAAGAAGGAAAGACATGCTTGCATAATGCATAGCCCCTTTAATAAATCCTTATGCAACGTAACGTATTTGGGATGTCGTGCAATTTCAATCGATGAGGATAACTGCTTCCTTACGTCTAATGCCCCGGAATTTGTTTGATCGGGAACGAGGCAAGTCAGCTGAGGATCAATGCGCATGCCCAGTTCCGTTCAGAAAGCAAAATGGCGGACGTGGACCAGTGGATTGATATCGCAAAACAATGTAAATATCTTCCAGAAAATGACCTAAAGGTAAGTTCAATTGATAAAAACGTCTTGGCATACTCGTGGTacgtcaaaatttttttcacaattggATACTTTCTTGTCTTCTTGTTGGTAGAAACTTTGTGACTACGTCTGCGAATTGCTGCTTGAAGAATCAAATGTTCAACCGGTTTCCACGCCAGTTACTGTTTGTGGAGACATTCATGGACAGGTATCCTTACGTATTTATTCAACATGGAAATTTTCAGGATATTTGTATCAATAAAAGGAGGTGCATCGGTCTGTTTATGGAATACAATATTTGAAGATTCAACTCATCAAAAATTTTGCAATACACTAGCTCTACAATGCAGGGATAGTCTACTCACGTTAGgtacctttttgttttcaagtctcGTCAATATCTATTGTTTTGATGACATAAGATTTAAAAAGACGAGAAGAGATGGCAATTTTTCTCGTACGTTGTCAAGATTTTTCATTATGTCCCTGCTATGTTGGTGTAAATACATTTTGTTAATTCTATGAATTTGACTTAATTAGTGTCATAGCCGACATAAGCTGGTATTTGAATACTCCTGTAAATTTGTATATTGCACAACCAGTCTGTGTATGTGGTTTTGTGAAAATGGTTATAGAAATTTTATTCAGATACGTGATAAACAATATTTAATTATTGGATTTGTCAATTCTTATAGTTTTATGACTTGGAGGAATTGTTTAAAACTGGAGGACAAGTTCCAGACACATCATATGTGTTTATGGTGAGAACATTTCATTTTACATAATTAATATTATCTATATCTAGGTTTCTTATTTATCAATAATTAATTACAAATCCATCCTCAagaatgcaaattaaaaaattccaaaactAGTTTTGTAATCCTAAAAGGTATCCTAATGTATCCACAAATCTTGAAATCTAGAGATCCTATCAGTAATTTTCCCCTCCAGAGGTTACTCTCTTGATTATGAATTTATTCTGAAAATTTTACGATGAATTAAGGAAATACCTTGTGGCTGACTAGGCTGtcttttctcatcacctgttgGCTGTAAAATTAACAACATGTGATGAGGATATGAGTTGGTAAATGGCCTACAAGGAACATAATCCTGAAGTTTGGATACAGTATTTGACGCTTCCTTTTTAGCATTGCAACTGTTGGTGCAATTCTTTTCCATATAAGGTGACTCGGAATCTGAGCTGATAAATGGagttgagtgaaccaatcagaacacttgAAATGCAATATTTAAGAATTTGATAGtgtattgttattgtattgaGAATTCACATGTTGAATCTCACCTCTTGGAGTTTTATTTAGTAATGCAGCATCATTAAGTCATGCAGTGCTTTTAACAAGATTTGAAGAAGGTGATCAACTTGGTAAAGCACCAATCAGAGAATAATGTGAAAAACAACTTCCCTCTTGTTATCATGTTACTTCAATTCAGAACAAATTGGCTTCAAACAGTTTTTGGTGTTACTTTTGTAGATgatcattaaatattcatttcctGTATACTGATTGTtatatttctgatcaaaatctttcatttctGCTCCCTGAGTTTCACACTGGTTACTGAAATTTGAGTCAGTATGTTCTTGgaaactcaaaatcttttttcgtTGGAAATGTATGAAATGTATGGTGGAATATGTGATAGAAAATATCAATCATTTTTGTCAAAACTTGTTTATAAAGGTAAGAGTTGCTTGAAAGAACTCTAGAAGATCTCAAGGTGTGTTAGGTCTCACCTCATGAGTTTGCTTAAAAGTTTCCAAAGCATACCTGGCAATTCACAACAGAAGACCCGCCAGAGCTCTGGAGGGTGGCGggtcttattgaaagcactgtacATGTAGGCTAAATGGCCCCCCTAATTATAGGTTTGGCTCTTACAATAagttatgagaaaaaaagaagttagaTGGGATTCACTGAACAAAGAAAGCTTGTCAGAGTTttgaatgaaactgaaaatgaaactgtATCATATGTCACAGATTTTCCCATAATTATTCTGAGATCCATTTGGGGTTTGGTGAATTTACTTAATGAAAAATCAGTTATTACctataaagttttattttctttgattttgttttcttgaaagtgTCTATGTGATTTAACATTTACATTGAAAACAGACAtgcaatgaattttttttgttgatatatTGAGTTACATACTCTTTCCTTTagtgatataatttttttgtttcacaggGTGACTTTGTGGACAGAGGCTATTACAGCTTGGAAACATTTACCAGGTTATTGACTTTGAAGGCCAAGTAAGATGTTCCTCTCTATTTTAACTAGAAATTGAGCTAATGTATATATTGTACTTTGAGAGAGCAAACATGAAGTAGAGAAAAGTCCTTGTCACCAGAAGCAAACAAACTTGtctttcatcatttttctccttcttcacCTTATGACTTCCTGCTTGCTCTTTTGCATGTAATTTCAGCAATCAACAATGATCAAAGAAACATTATTCAAGGGTGAAAAGTTTCCAATAAccagaaacatttttaattcatatgATAATAGAAACCTTTGAGGTTCAAACCTAAGAGAGAGCTGATTTTTGCCCAACTTTTTGTTGAATAAACTGCCATTCATTGAACTGTTCCAGATGGCCTGATCGTATTACACTTCTGAGAGGAAACCACGAAAGTAGGCAGATTACTCAGGTGTATGGCTTTTATGGTAAGTTTGAAGCATGTCTCTAGTCTTTCATTTCAGCTGGGATTTTTTTCCCAGTTTTAGTACAAAAAAGTGCTATATTTTAATACTCATGACAATGTTCTCAACATGAAAAATGATTCATGAGAAAGATCaataatttgaagaaacaaaCTCTTGTAGTTTTAAAGAAAGAGCTGAATGAACCTTAAGTGGTCCAGATACATTTgatgtctttttattttgtttttcagaggtGTTTTTTCAGAggtggttttgtttttaagtggtCCAGATACATTCgatgtctttttattttgtttttcagatgaATGTCAGTCCAAGTATGGAAATGCCAATGCCTGGAGATATTGCTGTAAAGTGTTTGATCTCCTCACTGTGGCTGCTGTACgttgttgtcacagtcattACATAATTATCCAGTGTTTTTTAAGAACAAATGTTGTTACATATAATTacctaaaaattatttaccgATTGAATgtggaggtgaataattgtGTTAGTACATATCATGAAGGAACCAAAAATTAGTAGAGTTCTGTCAATATTCCGAAAACTGGTTGGAAAGTAAGCTCTTGACTTGTGATATTGTCTCCTTGGCTACTTAGAGGTAAATACTGTACTTTTTTTATCACCTCTGAAAAAGCCAATCAGCATGCCAAAAAAGCAATATTTACCTGTGT from Pocillopora verrucosa isolate sample1 chromosome 1, ASM3666991v2, whole genome shotgun sequence includes:
- the LOC131780931 gene encoding uncharacterized protein, translated to MAISAKQQGTSVTCESLIKTRRLNETESFLLEERLKVLDNKKTQKNAEYRVEKYSLQKKIREIQNVRKNPGISPERRKLLRSQGYTIDGRAALASSEDMPVAYKRFSMPDMNGRDSRSRRRPRGLNLRHSEPTMKTFSQMTLQDERGKKEESSAVNKEQQSDPAGSARAKVRLQFRVIEPPCRPGSRRNFIQLSDEKLKELKEKEDKESKETLLDPRLKLDHRGVIVSHRLVKSLRDTSHAETIKSNGREDRETEEKRQREMSFNSDTKAHTEIFEDGNTKELESRFQINDRKLISKSCESLDSITEVRVPDSPPDCLDNGVSLLQNVIAPSSREPHHDHKLITSREVNKVRKHASTRPPARLAFVDSPDSTPDANNQSTFNSEIELRQPKVHGLQHSNSVNNTDIQPSHSDNRNFSESTSTEIKQSSHQKLAEKQIRRRATLPPGKFHAVSSQNDVTLNHDASKRDSQRLSIPSLGTDVRKSKRSVFTWQPVRNTKGDAVTYAYDARPNQSLSKGYVTMQMTVKGKQVKVHIPKFPNDESEPTLDRARKKVSIARFRPRTLQEIVKSNEEGTLLQRHAT